The following proteins come from a genomic window of Melospiza georgiana isolate bMelGeo1 chromosome 3, bMelGeo1.pri, whole genome shotgun sequence:
- the UNC93A gene encoding protein unc-93 homolog A, producing MERNLKNVLVISFGFLLLFTAYSGLQSLQSSLNAEEGLGVASLSVLYAALTLSSMFLPPILIKKLGCKWTIAVSMCCYVAYSLGNFYASWYTLIPTSMILGLGGAPLWSAKCTYLTIAGTLYAEKAGKSAKDIINQYFGIFFLVFQTSGVWGNLISSLILSQSSNQGEISEEDLECCGAYDCLTDTTNSTGSERPSDSLIYTLLGVYTGSGVLAVLLVIIFLDQIKSDQAETEKEKTPFWSTFLATLRHLKDKRQCLLIPLTMYSGFEQAFLSGDFSKSFVTCALGIQYVGYMMICFAGINSLCSLLFGRISQFTGRKLLFALAAVLNTSCLITVLLWKPDPKQLAVFFVIPGLWGVSDAVWQTQTNALYGILFEKNKEAAFANYRLWESVGFVIAFAYSTKLRVYIKASIVLSVLVLSMLTYGAVEYLEAKSSPGTPAATKKENGGPHSQETHM from the exons ATGGAAAGGAATCTTAAGAATGTTTTGGTCATTTCTTTCGGATTTTTACTTCTCTTTACTGCTTACTCAGGACTCCAGAGCCTACAG agcagtcTCAATGCAGAAGAAGGCCTGGGTGTTGCTTCCCTTAGTGTTCTGTATGCTGCACTCACCTTATCGTCCATGTTCCTGCCTCCCATCCTCATCAAGAAGCTGGGCTGCAAGTGGACCATCGCAGTCTCTATGTGCTGCTACGTCGCCTACTCCTTAGGGAACTTCTATGCTAGCTG GTACACACTTATCCCTACCTCTATGATCCTGGGCTTAGGAGGAGCACCACTCTGGTCTGCCAAATGCACTTACCTCACTATTGCTGGCACTTTGTATGctgagaaagcaggaaaaagtgCTAAAGACATTATCAACCAATACTTTGGGATCTTCTTTCTGGTGTTTCAGACTTCCGGCGTCTGGGGAAATCTTATCTCATCCTTGATACTTAGCCAATCTTCCAATCAAg GGGAGATCTCAGAAGAAGACCTGGAATGCTGTGGAGCATATGACTGCCTGACTGATACCACTAACAGCACTGGCTCAGAAAGACCCTCTGACTCCTTAATCTACACACTGTTAGGGGTCTATACTG GTAGTGGTGTGCTAGCCGTGTTGCTGGTTATTATATTTCTGGACCAGATCAAATCTGACCAAGCAGagactgagaaagaaaaaacacccTTTTGGTCTACGTTCCTAGCAACTTTGCGGCATCTTAAAGATAAAAGACAGTGTCTTCTAATCCCTCTGACAATGTACAGTGGGTTTGAACAGGCATTTCTTAGTGGTGACTTCTCAAAG AGTTTTGTGACCTGTGCCCTGGGGATACAGTATGTTGGCTATATGATGATCTGCTTTGCAGGTATAAattccctctgctctctgctctttgGAAGGATCTCCCAGTTCACGGGTAGAAAACTTCTATTTGCATTAG CTGCAGTTCTGAACACAAGCTGTTTAATAACAGTACTGCTCTGGAAACCTGATCCCAAGCAGCTTGCTGTGTTTTTTGTAATCCCTGGTCTTTGGGGTGTATCTGATGCTGTTTGGCAAACACAAACTAATG caCTTTATGGCATTTTAtttgagaaaaacaaggagGCTGCCTTTGCAAATTACCGTCTCTGGGAATCAGTTGGATTTGTCATCGCCTTCGCTTACAGCACCAAACTGCGAGTCTACATCAAAGCCTCCATTGTTCTGTCTGTGCTTGTGCTGTCCATGCTGACCTACGGAGCAGTGGAGTACCTCGAGGCTAAGAGCTCCCCTGGGACACCTGCTGctacaaagaaggaaaatgggggACCCCACTCCCAGGAAACACACATGTAA